In Camelina sativa cultivar DH55 unplaced genomic scaffold, Cs unpScaffold00567, whole genome shotgun sequence, a genomic segment contains:
- the LOC104773546 gene encoding uncharacterized protein LOC104773546, translating to MKTQIARLYLVHVGVLGLSRNSRIPLEYAKRALNEEAFESFQWGRVGFKSLVDSIKVLGLPNNAYTLHGCVHVLLIWAFESVKVLGASYGNVREGVDLPLLRWRGGRPRKDIEAFISGSKLLNNGELQVKHLVPKPLEFIYPDWPGQYCVYGVGEGLKKKLDNLLLDVINGEVDEREWDCVKKRKGEHTKKRERRQHVAGVSDDDFLETAPTSIRNVPNNAKEQKESVGDKCSAEKASGDKHSGVQGEDGSGRLFTMVETLGAKMDNIQISFSRAIAEVVFKLQGMESRMGNFESDVQLLKKVVINTTDGGAHTQGPLTLRNDEKKIEEV from the exons ATGAAGACGCAGATAGCTCGGTTGTATCTTGTTCATGTTGGAGTGCTTGGTTTATCAAGGAACAGTCGGATTCCTCTGGAATACGCTAAAAGGGCGTTGAATGAAGAAGCATTTGAGAGTTTTCAATGGGGTAGGGTTGGATTCAAGAGTTTAGTTGATTCCATCAAAGTCCTTGGGTTACCTAACAATGCTTATACCCTCCATGGATGTGTCCATGTATTGCTGATATGGGCATTTGAGAGCGTGAAGGTGCTGGGGGCTAGCTACGGGAATGTAAGAGAAGGTGTAGATTTGCCTCTGTTAAGGTGGAGAGGAGGGAGGCCAAGGAAGGATATCGAAGCCTTCATATCCGGGAGCAAACTCCTTAATAATGGGGAG CTTCAGGTGAAGCATTTAGTACCTAAACCTTTGGAGTTCATATATCCAGATTGGCCAGGACAGTATTGTGTGTATGGTGTAGGagaaggtttgaagaagaaactggataaTCTGCTGTTAGACGTGATCAATGGCGAAGTGGATGAAAGAGAATgggattgtgtaaaaaaaaggaagggggaacatacgaagaagagggagaggaggcAACATGTTGCAGGGGTAAGTGACGATGATTTCCTTGAAACAGCCCCAACCAGCATCCGTAATGTCCCCAATAATGCGAAGGAGCAGAAAGAAAGTGTTGGGGACAAATGTTCAGCAGAGAAGGCGTCTGGAGATAAGCATTCAGGTGTGCAGGGTGAAGATGGTAGTGGAAGGTTATTTACTATGGTTGAAACACTAGGGGCGAAAATGGATAATATTCAGATATCGTTTTCTAGAGCAATAGCGGAAGTTGTGTTCAAACTTCAAGGTATGGAGAGTAGGATGGGTAACTTTGAGAGTGACGTTCAACTATTGAAGAAAGTTGTTATCAACACAACGGATGGAGGAGCGCATACGCAAGGACCTCTTACATTAAGAAAtgacgaaaaaaaaatagaggaggTATGA